From Apium graveolens cultivar Ventura chromosome 9, ASM990537v1, whole genome shotgun sequence, the proteins below share one genomic window:
- the LOC141685841 gene encoding uncharacterized protein LOC141685841 — MAKYLRVVKGILTQFDEWYAEHVPREENITVDALSQFSSSEIENTPRSIYLQVLKTPTIHVINLIAPVGVISCWIDPIKTHLETGWLPDDAQEARKLSVSALRYSLIEGLLYKRSFVILYLKCLRPLKVEEALKEAHEGIYGKHLGGRALAHKITRLGFYQPTMLADAKAYMKKCDRFQRHDPIVR; from the coding sequence ATGGCGAAGTACCTGAGAGTCGTAAAGGGAATAttgactcagttcgatgaatggtACGCAGAGCATGTTCCGAGAGAGGAGAATATTACTGTGGATGCCTTGTCTCAGTTCTCATCGTCTGAAATCGAGAACACTCCGAGAAGTATCTACTTGCAGGTCTTGAAGACCCCTACTATTCATGTCATAAATCTGATAGCACCGGTTGGTGTGATAAGCTGTTGGATAGACCCAATCAAGACCCACTTAGAGACTGGGTGGCTCCCCGACGATGCCCAGGAGGCACGTAAGCTGTCGGTCAGCGCGTTGAGATATTCATTGATTGAAGGACTTCTCTATAAAAGGTCCTTTGTTATTTTGTACCTGAAGTGCTTGAGACCTCTTAAAGTAGAGGAGGCACTCAAAGAAGCCCATGAAGGGATTTATGGAAAACATttggggggcagggccctcgctcacaagataactcggTTGGGATTTTACCAGCCAACTATGCTAGCCGATGCAAAGGCTTATATGAAGAAATGTGACAGATTCCAGAGGCATGATCCAATAGTACGATAG
- the LOC141684470 gene encoding AT-hook motif nuclear-localized protein 14-like: MEPNESGVASYYHHHSSQLHQLPSPTTAVSSPANNGILPNSPRMVYPHSVPPPALETVRRKRGRPRKYGTPEQAAAAKRMSSAASTSVKKDAAVGGGGGGSSSSGKKAQLGSLGSAGQGFIPHIITVAAGEDVGQKIMFFMQQSKRELCVLSASGSISNASLRQPATFGGSITYEGRFDIISLSGSYIHTEMGGRSGGLSVCLSSTDGQIIGGGVAGPLTAAGPIQVIVGAFLIDTKKDIVGDVKTDSSGNKSPSPIGGISVSNAAFPATVDSSGNQYMLQPRNMQMTPPHTNEWSGADARSNASYDFSGRMGPVETESPENGDYDHIPNRD, translated from the exons ATGGAACCAAACGAAAGTGGAGTAGCCTCTTACTACCACCACCACTCTTCTCAACTCCACCAACTCCCTTCTCCGACCACCGCCGTTTCATCTCCGGCCAACAATGGTATTCTACCCAACTCCCCTCGCATGGTCTACCCTCACTCTGTCCCTCCACCTGCTTTGGAAACTGTGAGGAGGAAGCGTGGCAGGCCCAGAAAGTATGGCACGCCGGAGCAAGCTGCTGCTGCTAAACGGATGTCTTCGGCGGCGTCTACTTCCGTTAAGAAGGATGCTGCTGTCGGTGGTGGTGGTGGAGGGTCATCTTCTTCCGGGAAGAAAGCTCAGTTGGGTTCTCTTG GCAGTGCGGGGCAAGGTTTCATACCTCATATCATTACTGTGGCTGCTGGAGAA GATGTAGGACAAAAGATAATGTTTTTCATGCAGCAAAGCAAGCGTGAACTGTGTGTTCTTTCAGCATCTGGTTCAATCTCTAATGCATCCTTACGCCAGCCAGCCACATTTGGAGGTAGCATTACATATGAG GGGCGCTTTGACATAATTTCACTTTCTGGATCTTATATACATACGGAGATGGGAGGAAGAAGCGGTGGGCTCAGTGTATGCTTGTCTAGTACGGATGGCCAAATAATTGGAGGTGGGGTTGCTGGACCCCTGACAGCTGCAGGCCCAATTCAG GTTATTGTTGGCGCATTTCTTATAGATACCAAGAAGGATATAGTAGGTGACGTAAAAACTGACAGTTCTGGGAACAAATCTCCATCACCTATTGGCGGGATATCAGTTTCAAATGCAGCCTTTCCAGCAACAGTTGATTCTTCTGGAAATCAATACATGCTACAACCTAGAAACATGCAGATGACCCCTCCACATACAAATGAGTGGAGTGGCGCTGATGCTAGAAGCAATGCAAGTTATGACTTCTCTG GAAGAATGGGACCTGTAGAGACCGAATCTCCGGAAAATGGCGATTACGACCATATACCCAATAGAGATTAG
- the LOC141685839 gene encoding uncharacterized protein LOC141685839: MAQRWNSRLPPNSIGSFKDLSQAFIKQFISGRVYEKSLASLMGILQGAKESLREYLNRFTKEALKVPYLDDKVAMIALKQGTRDKFFKMSLAKHPPESMLQLQDRAEKYIKVEESMKKTAVNNEPTGNKKRKMDQEYDAKDKYP, from the coding sequence atggctcaaaggtggaATAGCCGTCTACCCCCGAATTCTATTGGATCCTTTAAGGACTTGAGCCAAGCTTTTATCAAGCAGTTTATAAGTGGCAGAGTGTACGAGAAGAGTTTAGCCTCTCTCATGGGAATACtccaaggagcaaaggagtccctGAGAGAATATTTGAATCGATTTACGAAGGAGGCTTTGAAGGTCCCttatcttgatgataaggtagctatgatagccctaAAGCAAGGCACTAGAGACaagttctttaagatgtccttggcgAAGCACCCTCCCGAAAGCATGCTGCAGCTACAAGATAGGGCCgaaaagtatatcaaggtggaggagAGTATGAAGAAGACGGCTGTGAATAATGAACCTACTGGAAACAAGAAGCGGAAGATGGATCAGGAGTACgatgccaaggacaagtatccatGA